The Nisaea sp. genome includes a region encoding these proteins:
- a CDS encoding class I SAM-dependent methyltransferase, protein MSDYSTKPAPKYGHRVLDPMPTREDLDRFYAEQYYKLINEGELASDIARANRGGDEAADQEKWLRETVHKDIIDILLEFAPGKRVAEVGCGLGELVNDMKQAGLEPLGIDLASDAVEAVKSKGLDALEGSLDGLFEDGTIKPESLDAVVFNNVLEFTHDPAHNLGTASKILKPGGVLMVRGGNDFNALQMAAVDSLGLREWWVSAPGHINYLTFDAVEAMMHDVGVMPFHRHGEFPMELWLLLGFDYISERALGADCHNRRVAFERSIPTEVRRRLYKAFGQAELGRTMVIAGRRS, encoded by the coding sequence TTGAGCGACTACAGTACAAAACCAGCTCCCAAATACGGGCATCGCGTTCTTGACCCGATGCCGACGCGGGAAGATCTCGACCGTTTTTATGCGGAACAGTATTACAAGCTCATAAACGAAGGTGAACTCGCCTCCGACATTGCGCGGGCCAACCGCGGCGGCGACGAGGCGGCAGACCAGGAAAAATGGCTCCGGGAAACCGTCCACAAAGACATCATCGACATTCTTCTGGAATTTGCGCCCGGCAAACGGGTCGCCGAAGTCGGGTGCGGACTCGGCGAGCTTGTCAACGACATGAAACAGGCCGGGCTTGAACCGCTCGGCATCGATTTGGCCAGCGATGCAGTTGAAGCGGTAAAATCCAAGGGACTGGACGCTCTCGAAGGCTCTCTGGATGGTCTGTTTGAGGATGGAACGATCAAGCCCGAGAGCCTTGATGCGGTGGTCTTCAACAATGTTCTCGAGTTCACCCACGATCCAGCACACAACCTAGGGACTGCATCCAAGATACTGAAGCCCGGAGGTGTTCTGATGGTCCGTGGCGGAAACGACTTCAACGCACTGCAGATGGCGGCGGTCGATTCGCTCGGCCTTAGGGAATGGTGGGTCTCAGCGCCAGGGCATATCAATTACCTCACCTTCGATGCCGTTGAGGCCATGATGCACGATGTCGGGGTCATGCCCTTCCATAGGCATGGCGAGTTTCCGATGGAGCTATGGCTTCTTCTCGGCTTTGATTATATTTCAGAGCGTGCGCTCGGTGCCGATTGCCACAACCGGCGTGTCGCGTTCGAACGATCTATCCCGACCGAGGTCCGCAGGCGGCTTTACAAAGCCTTCGGGCAGGCCGAGCTTGGACGGACAATGGTTATCGCCGGGAGGCGTTCCTAG